Below is a window of Tautonia rosea DNA.
GATGCCGTACGAGGTCGCCCGGCACTCGGCGTCGCTGAGGAAGTCGTAGACGTTGACCTCCTCGGGCTCCCGGAGCCAGGCGGCCCCGGCGTTCTTGAAGTTGCCGACCAGTTCCTTCTTCTTGCTATCGACGCTGATGATCGGCTGCCCCAGCCCCTCGAAGATGGCGATCCACTCGTCGATGTTGCGGAACTGCCGGTCCCGGTCGGGGTGATCCGGCCCGGTGAACCGCTTGCGGTTGACCCGCAAGCGGTAGTCCTGCTCCCGCAGCAGCCGGGCGATGGTGGTGGGGCAGAGATCATGACCGAGCCGCTCCAGGTCAGCCCCGATGGCCGGCAGGCTGCGGCGGACGAACTTGGCCGGGCCCATCGGGTCGCCGCCGGTGGCCGGCTCGACGACGGCGGTCAGGGCCGGGACGATCTCGGGACTTTTTTTTCGACGGCGGGCCGGCCCCCGCCGGGCAGCCGGACCCGATCGGCGGGCCGGCCCTCCAGCGAGTCGGCCAGTTCCCGTCGGCCCCGGCGGATGGTATCGACATCCAGGCCGGTGATCCGGGAGAGGGTGCGGGCGCCGCCGTGGCCGAGCTTGGCACTCTCGACGGCGGCGTACCAGCGGCGTTGCTGCTCGTCGAGGCGGCTCATCAGGAGATTGATCCGTCGGTGGCCCTGCTGATCGGGATGGGGCTCGGGGTTGGTGCAGCGGGGGCACTGGCACTGATGGACATCACGCTGAGGCACGGAAGGACCCTCCCTGAAAGCTCGTCGGTGTCCGTACCATCCTACGAAAAACCTGGAAATTGTTCTTGGATGCCCCTCAAGCTCGTGACTCTCAAGAAACACAATTGATTGAAATGGTGAGAGATTCAAAACTCGACCCCGCCAAGAAGTTCGGCGAGTTCGGCCCGTTTTGAGTCAAGCATCGGGTCTGAATAGAACACGTTCTCGATGAAACCAGCGTGTTTATCTCGGGCTGCAGCAAGTGCCGCCGCTGCATGGATAAGTTGTGAGGGGTCATCGTTCGCGGCAGTAGCATGAGCTCTAGCGAGCGCATAGTAAGACTCGCCTCGATAACTCTTTGTTGTTTCCGCATAGCTGACAGCAGTCTTAGCATAGTCAAGTGCTGCGTCGGAATTGCCTTGCCGAGCCTCATGAGCTGAGAGAAGAACGAAGCTCATTAGGCCGGTCGGCTCTTTGTCTATGAATTCAGAGACGTTTTCGTGTTTCGAAATGCTTTTGTATCCCTCGATCGCATTTCGGAAATTCCCCATGCGTTGCTCGGTGACCGCACGATCAAATTGAGCTGAGAGGTGTCCCGGTTCGAGCTTGAGAATCCGGTTATAGTGATCGAGTGCTTCCTGGAGTCGGCCCTGTTTGAGTAAGAGCTTCGCGACTTCATTACGGAGTTCAAGATTAGAAGGTGCCTCTATCAGTTTGCTGGCAAGGATGACAGGAACGGATGAGGCATCGAGATCTATGAATGATGTCGCCCGATGACCGAGCAGTCTGAATAAATCGATACGCAGGGATCGCCAGGCTTCCGAGGAAGGTGAGCTTTCACTTGGGCGGATTCGTCGAATGGCTTGCTCGATCAAGTCAGGGCGGCCGATTCGGGCTCCCAGCATGGCGAGCGCTCTCCAAGCGACCGTCCATCTAGGAGTGATTCTTACTGCGTGGTGATAGCTCTCAATCGCCCGATCGATATCGTCCAGGTAGTACTGACAAGAGCCTTGCCCGAGCCAGAGGATGGCCGCCTGCGGATGAGTTACCAAGCAGGTCCCAAATTCGTCTTTGGCAGTCTCGACGTCCCCGATTTGAGTCAAGGCCGTGGCAAGTCGATAGCGGGGCCAATAGAGGTCAGGGCGATCTTTGAGTGCCGCATGATAGCGATTGATAGCGTATGAGAGGCTCACTTCGGACGGTGGAACTCCAATAGCCTCCGCTTCGGCTGGAGTTACGGCTTCGGCGAGGATCCCGTCGAGGTAGGCGTTAAGCCAGGCCGGGGGTGAGGAGATGTTCGAGCCTTGAACGATCGAGAAATTGCCACCATGCTTTTCATGTAAACGGTTCGCAGCGAGCTGCAGTGGAGCGATCGGGTAAGCTTGCAGAATACGATCGACACAAGACAAGGCCCGCTCACGAACCTCCGGAAAAGCGTCATACTCGTCACGTGAAAGTTCAATCGCGTAGACGAGTGCATGTCCAAGGACCCAGCCGAGTGTATCGGATTGGGCAGGTTCTCCTAGACGTGTGATGTCGTGGTTGTTCCAACTATCGGCTGAGGAGCCATCAAGTAGACCATAACTTGTGAGCACGCGTTCCGCGAAATCCAGCTTGCCAGAACTTTGCGAGCGTTCGCCTATTCGATAAGCCCAAACCTCGTACGAGCCGGAGTTGGGATCAGAGACGAAGGCTTCGTACTTTTGCCGAGCCAACTTGCTTAGTTCGTCTTCCTTAGCACTGGCATGTTGTAGCTGAGTTGTCCGATCATCGTGAACCAAGGCCGCGGCTCCGGAGGCGATCAGGCCAAGCGTGATGCAGCAGGCGGCGGCGAGGAAGGGGCGTTGGTGGTAGCGGAGCCAGCGAGAGGCCTCGACCCAGGCAGGGGGGGAGGTGTGGAGCAAGGGGAGGCCCGATCGCCAGCGGTCGAGGTCGACGGCGAGTTGCGAGGCGAAGCGGTAGCGGTGTGTGGGGTCCGGAGCGAGGCAGCGGCGAAGAATCGCCCGGAGGCCAGGCGGGATCGAGACAAGATCCCGTCGGGAGGCGGGGTCGCCGGCAGAGCGGTTGGCGGCGAGCAGGGCGGCCAGTGCGCGGCCCGATCGGGGGGATTCGTCGGGCGAGGGGACCGAAGGAGGAGCCCCCGTAAGCGCTTCTCGAAGAATCAGGCCAAGGGCATACAGGTCGGCCTGATGGCACGAGGAAGGGCAGGGGGGGGAGGCGGTTTCAGGACTGGCCAGCGCGCGGAGACGTTCGGGAGCCATGTAGGCCAGGGTGCCGCCCAGCTCTCCCGAAGTGCGAGACAACGAGGCCGGTAGCCAGTCGGTCGAGAGGTTGAAGTCGAAGAGCATCGGCTGACCGTCGCCGCCGATCAGAATATTCGAGGGCTTCAGGTCGCCGTGAATCACCCCGCGCTGGTACGCGTGATCGAGCGCCTCGGCCAGTCGGGCGATGACCCAGGCGACGGCACCGGCAAAGCTCAGTGAGGCGAGCAGCTCTCGGGCCGGTCGGACGGGAGTTGCAGCGGTGTATTCGGGGGCTGAGCAGAGGTCGAGATCGGCCAGCAAGTCGAGACCGCGCTCGGGGCGTCGGCTGCGTCGGCGGCTTTCCTGGAGCACGTCGCCAAGGGTCGCTCCGCCGACGAAGGGCATGAAGATCAGTTGCAACCCGTCGTCGGTGATCCGTTCCCGGAGAATCGGAACGATGTGGGGGTGAGGGGCCCGGGCAAGGTATCGGTGTTCGGCCGAGGGGCGGTCGGTGACCTTGAGCACGAGCAAGCGGTCTTCCAGCTCGGCATCGGCGGCGAGATAGACGTGAGCAAACCCGCCCCGGCCCATCTCGCGAATCAGGCGATAGGGCCCGACCTCATCGCCGGGCTTCAGGGGGCTGAGGGCCTGATCCTTCCCGATCGAAATGGGAGGAAGCACCTCGTGCAGTGCGATCAGGCGGAGCAACCGGTCGCGGTACTCCGGGAATCGGCGGACGAAGTCTTCGACCGAGGGTCGGCGCTCGGAAGACGCCTGCAAGCAGAACTCGTGATAGATCAACTCCAGGGGTGCTTCGGGATCGTCGGGGGGGAGGCGGTCGAAGAACTGCTCGGCGCGGGGTTGCTCGCCCTGGTCCCAACGTCGGGTGAAGTCTTCGAGAAGGGCTTCGAGCGC
It encodes the following:
- a CDS encoding protein kinase domain-containing protein, coding for MAMMPTPGRPPKPLDPSSGLISSEDERELDHLRLWAAPSASGTASTVSQALEALLEDFTRRWDQGEQPRAEQFFDRLPPDDPEAPLELIYHEFCLQASSERRPSVEDFVRRFPEYRDRLLRLIALHEVLPPISIGKDQALSPLKPGDEVGPYRLIREMGRGGFAHVYLAADAELEDRLLVLKVTDRPSAEHRYLARAPHPHIVPILRERITDDGLQLIFMPFVGGATLGDVLQESRRRSRRPERGLDLLADLDLCSAPEYTAATPVRPARELLASLSFAGAVAWVIARLAEALDHAYQRGVIHGDLKPSNILIGGDGQPMLFDFNLSTDWLPASLSRTSGELGGTLAYMAPERLRALASPETASPPCPSSCHQADLYALGLILREALTGAPPSVPSPDESPRSGRALAALLAANRSAGDPASRRDLVSIPPGLRAILRRCLAPDPTHRYRFASQLAVDLDRWRSGLPLLHTSPPAWVEASRWLRYHQRPFLAAACCITLGLIASGAAALVHDDRTTQLQHASAKEDELSKLARQKYEAFVSDPNSGSYEVWAYRIGERSQSSGKLDFAERVLTSYGLLDGSSADSWNNHDITRLGEPAQSDTLGWVLGHALVYAIELSRDEYDAFPEVRERALSCVDRILQAYPIAPLQLAANRLHEKHGGNFSIVQGSNISSPPAWLNAYLDGILAEAVTPAEAEAIGVPPSEVSLSYAINRYHAALKDRPDLYWPRYRLATALTQIGDVETAKDEFGTCLVTHPQAAILWLGQGSCQYYLDDIDRAIESYHHAVRITPRWTVAWRALAMLGARIGRPDLIEQAIRRIRPSESSPSSEAWRSLRIDLFRLLGHRATSFIDLDASSVPVILASKLIEAPSNLELRNEVAKLLLKQGRLQEALDHYNRILKLEPGHLSAQFDRAVTEQRMGNFRNAIEGYKSISKHENVSEFIDKEPTGLMSFVLLSAHEARQGNSDAALDYAKTAVSYAETTKSYRGESYYALARAHATAANDDPSQLIHAAAALAAARDKHAGFIENVFYSDPMLDSKRAELAELLGGVEF
- a CDS encoding transposase, whose product is MPQRDVHQCQCPRCTNPEPHPDQQGHRRINLLMSRLDEQQRRWYAAVESAKLGHGGARTLSRITGLDVDTIRRGRRELADSLEGRPADRVRLPGGGRPAVEKKVPRSSRP
- a CDS encoding ISAzo13-like element transposase-related protein, which codes for MGPAKFVRRSLPAIGADLERLGHDLCPTTIARLLREQDYRLRVNRKRFTGPDHPDRDRQFRNIDEWIAIFEGLGQPIISVDSKKKELVGNFKNAGAAWLREPEEVNVYDFLSDAECRATSYGIYDLLGRRGHICVGTSADTPAFAVEAIGSWWARHGCK